The DNA window CATCTTCCTTTCGCTGATGGAAACCCACAGCAGGCGGTACGAGGACGTGCTGAGCCCCGCCGACGACGCCTGGCTGACCGCGTGGCCGTGGTACATGTCCTTCCCATGGGAACCGGTCGAGACCAAAGCGCCGACGCTGTTGGTCCGAGCGACCGAACGCCTCAACGAATGGTCGGACGTCGAGCAGTGGCAGGCGAGCTGGGCACTCCCGCACGAACTCGTGGACACCCGAGGTGACCATTTCGCGATGATGACCGACCACGCCAAGCAAACCGCGGAGATGATCGAGCAGTGGCTGAACCGTCCATGACAACGGCTTTCTTCCCTCACGCCCTTGAAGTTCGCGGAGCTCAGGATGCGGTGCTCGAACGCTTCGTCGCGGCGGGGAGCGGCAGGACGAGCCGACCAGGGTGGCCTTCCTGATCGTGGGCTCGCCCTCGCGGACCGGTCAGTGGCTAGACCGGGTTGGCCGCAAGAGAAGAACCGGCGGGCTGACCGAGGCTGAGGTGTACGCGACGATCGATGCGCTCGGTGACGTCGGAGCCGCGCTCTCCGGCGGCAGACCGGAGAAGCTCGCGACTCTCTACCGCGAGCTACGGCTGGACCTGCGGTACGACAACGAAAAAGGAACCGTCGTGGTGACGGTCTCTCCGCGTGTGGTTAACGTGTGTGTCCGAGGACGATCTTACTCACTATCTACACGGCTGATCCTGGACTGATTTGCACAGGTCAGCGGCGTATCGCGGCAGTCGGCTCGGCTTCGCCATGGGGTAATTGAGTGTCGCCGAGACGATCTTGCTCGCTAACCACAACGTTCGCGCTCGGTTGGGTGGACGCCTACCGCAGGTCCGAACTCACGACTGCTGCCGCTCGTTCAGTTCGGCCATACTGACGTCGGCAGTCCGTCCGGAGCCGGAGGCTTGTCTGCCAGCACTCCTCAGCGATGGTCGTAAGCCCAAGCCCCACGCGTCTCATCTGCCACCTGTCACGCACAGTAACCATCGGGTGCCGTCCAACGACCTCTATCCGTCAGGCTTCCGCCAGGCCCGGCAGAGACGGGAACGAACTTTCGACAATCATCGCGACGAGTCTTCGCTACTTTGACAACTGCCAACTTGCCGTCATCCACGTTTCCGCACGTCACAAGGCCGCAACGTCATCAGTTGCCAACAGGACGACACGCCGCGACGGGCACGCCTGCCAATCTCGGTCAGCTTGAGGTAGAACGGTACCTCACTAGGCGATGTCGGCTGATCGTCAACAGGAGGGAAGCTTGACCCAAATCTTGGCAGGTCGTTTCGCGCTACCCGGCTCGCCGGTCAACGAAGGGGGACACGCAAAACTCTACAAGGCCGTCGATCTTGAAACAGATAATCAGATTGTCGCAATCAAGCTCTTTAATCCAACGCGCATTCTCGATAACAAGGTGTTGCAAGCAGCCTGGGCAAATGAGCTGTCGGCATACCAAAAGCTTGGCGCACGAGATTCACTGGTAGACCTCATTGACTGGGGTCGATCCGAAGCTGGCGAACCTTACCTAGTCTTCCAATGGCTAGACGCCGACCTTCTTACACACCTTGAATCAATTTCAATCGACGGTTGGGATGATTTTTGGCCGATTGCTCGCGATATCCTCTCTGGGTTGGCTCACATTCACGAGCTAGGATTCGTTCATCGCGACCTGAAGCCCGAGAATGTCCTTGTTGGAAATAACAGCTACAAGATTGCCGACTTCGGGACCACTCGCTTAGTCGAGACAATGAATCTCGGCCTCACTATGGCACCATTGGGAACAGTTCCCTATGCACCTCCAGAACGTGGAACCCCGACGCCGACACCTTCGTACGATATCTACTCTTTCGCGGTACTGGCGGTCGTCTGCTTGACCGGGCAAGTTCCCAGCACCGCCGCCGAGGTTCAAGAGAAGTTCAACGACCTCGACATACCCCCAGACATCAGCGATGCACTTGCGCTCGCCCTCAGCGAGAACCCAGACGCTAGACCGGAGAGCGGGAGCACGCTCCTCGCAACATTAGAGGAAATCCAACAAGAGCGCGAAAACCGGCGAAAGAAGCCCGACGAAATCTTCCTCGAAATACCGGCTAGCACACTTAAGACTTATGCGCAACAGTACGGATTAACCCTCCAAGCGGCATCCGCAGAAACCGTACTCGAAGACATTTCTGCAGTTGGCGGATTTTCATTTGACCGCCGTCCCGATAGAAACGACTTGCAGATTTGCGGTCAGGTATGCACGTTACGCGTCGTCGTACATAAACTTAGGCCAGGCGTCCTTCGCGTGATGAGGATTAGTCGACCTCCTGCGAACGTTCTAGAGTACGGTCGAATCAATTGGTACCGACCCTCAGTCACGTTTCGAACTACTATACCTACAGACCCAACACACGCAGCACTGGTATTAGAAAAGCACATCGAGGAAACTACTCAGAGGGACGCGCAGCGCGCAGAAGCTGAAACCCAAGGCCGAGAAGATGCTGTCTTCTCGTCTTGGTCATCGTCGATACGCGCAAAGTTTGCGCTAGAGTCCGGCCGTGGGATCTCAATCAACTATCGATCTTATAGCGTTCATGGCGAACGAGTCCGATTCAAGACTTCGGACGATGTCAGCACCCTGGAGCTGAACGAAAGTCGTTTAGTAAAGAACGGTAACCGGCGGGTTTTCTTTGGCGACGTTGAAGGTACCGAGAACGATGAGGTCATCGTATACACGACCAAGGGCTCGGCGTCAGCACTCCCGCCACGAGGACGACTAGAAGTTGACGCCGAGGCTTCTAAGTCTAAGTTGCGCCGCGAACGAGCAGCACTAGAACGAATAGCAAACCGGCAAGCCATCCGGGCCGATCTTCGAGACCTACTATTATCACCCGGGACTTGCCGATTTCCGTCCCCCGCACGTATTTCAGAATTTCGACAGCAGGGGCTCGATCCAGCAAAGCAAGAAGCTGTACAAGCCGCGCTGAATGCCAGAGACTTCGTACTCATCGAAGGTCCACCGGGCACAGGGAAAACTACGTTCATCGCCGAACTGGTAGCCCAGCAACTCAACATCAATCCAGATTCGCGCATAGTTGTCGCGTCGCAGACTCATATCGCTCTGGACAATGCCCTCATGCGGATCAGGGAACTGGACCCTAGCGTGACCCTGCTTCGCCTCGGACGGACGGATAAGCTCGCCGAAGGCGTTGAAGAGTTCGGATATTACTCTCAGATGGAGGAATGGCGCGAATCGGCAGTCGTCCGAAGCCGAGAGTTCATCAAGAAGTTCGCAAGATTGCACGGCATTGAGTTAAATACGGTTGACGTTCCCAGTCTGGTGCGCGAGCTGGAAAGAAGACATGAGAAGGTTCGAGATCTGCGTTCGAAAATCTCACTAAGGCAGTCCGAGCGCCGCGGCTTACTAGAGCAGATCGAGCACGTTAACAATTTGGCCCGCCCACTACTCGAAGCTGCAGATCACCTTGAAGCCAGTGCAGCGCGCGGTACAGGCGGAGAACTCGAAGCTGCGATTAAGCGCTTTATTGACGTAGGCCTTGAAGCAGC is part of the Amycolatopsis sp. CA-230715 genome and encodes:
- a CDS encoding serine/threonine-protein kinase, with product MTQILAGRFALPGSPVNEGGHAKLYKAVDLETDNQIVAIKLFNPTRILDNKVLQAAWANELSAYQKLGARDSLVDLIDWGRSEAGEPYLVFQWLDADLLTHLESISIDGWDDFWPIARDILSGLAHIHELGFVHRDLKPENVLVGNNSYKIADFGTTRLVETMNLGLTMAPLGTVPYAPPERGTPTPTPSYDIYSFAVLAVVCLTGQVPSTAAEVQEKFNDLDIPPDISDALALALSENPDARPESGSTLLATLEEIQQERENRRKKPDEIFLEIPASTLKTYAQQYGLTLQAASAETVLEDISAVGGFSFDRRPDRNDLQICGQVCTLRVVVHKLRPGVLRVMRISRPPANVLEYGRINWYRPSVTFRTTIPTDPTHAALVLEKHIEETTQRDAQRAEAETQGREDAVFSSWSSSIRAKFALESGRGISINYRSYSVHGERVRFKTSDDVSTLELNESRLVKNGNRRVFFGDVEGTENDEVIVYTTKGSASALPPRGRLEVDAEASKSKLRRERAALERIANRQAIRADLRDLLLSPGTCRFPSPARISEFRQQGLDPAKQEAVQAALNARDFVLIEGPPGTGKTTFIAELVAQQLNINPDSRIVVASQTHIALDNALMRIRELDPSVTLLRLGRTDKLAEGVEEFGYYSQMEEWRESAVVRSREFIKKFARLHGIELNTVDVPSLVRELERRHEKVRDLRSKISLRQSERRGLLEQIEHVNNLARPLLEAADHLEASAARGTGGELEAAIKRFIDVGLEAAVRLESGGALGDKLVAIETSLAEWRGELRDHVQLEDDSRKSLAHAVSVSAGLSIDEILAAAQAHTEVNDQRIAALESIAIDWEERFGAGPEFSGALIARAQVVAATCVGLTGVPGAESIPFDLCIVDEASKATATETLVPLASSRRWVLVGDDRQLPPFIEQALARPQMLEQFELSSQDIRQTLFSILAERLPKECKFTLTHQHRMHPTIGRLISKSFYEGKLTSEPRELSKTVDTAFASAVVWVDTSPRSDRREGRNGLSFRNKGEARVISDLLDRLEWVASRNAEQFSVAVLTGYDAQRREVTETLAQRELSRPNLKVRVATVDAYQGQEADVCIFSITRSNSSNEFGFLSSEERINVALSRGRDALIIVGDASFIESERNSDAPLRRVLSYIKENSDCCIEVSEN